The following proteins are co-located in the Silene latifolia isolate original U9 population chromosome 1, ASM4854445v1, whole genome shotgun sequence genome:
- the LOC141595264 gene encoding putative receptor protein kinase ZmPK1, whose amino-acid sequence MSAISITSLPHLLHSNLHFIILHKTGSKSNMATYPLILQKQQYLLQISESCLTMKNQHFTFIFIFLLSSLTSVLAGNILARGSSLTAESTSKSNFLTSPDNTFTCGFYSFGANAYWFSIWYTNSNQKTVIWTANRDNPVNHLKSRLTLRKVGSMVLTDFDGSITWETNTTSAHVDKAELLNSGNFVIKGIKGNILWQSFDFATDTLLPTQLITKKKSLVSNLGPKNFGSGYFNFFFDSDNVLKLLYDGPEITSIYWPNINAPNVFANGRTNYNSTRIASFDKTGRFNSSDQMQFTTTDVGLGINRRLTLDYDGNLRVYSLNDSSGMWDITWQAISGQCDVHGLCGRNGICEYNPEPRCSCPPNYEPTDSSDWSKGCKPKFNRSCSDSHFVELSHVDYYGFDLNYSKPVSFEACRQICLTDCRCQGFSYRLIGQGTCYTKIALFNRYRSVDFPGTIYLRVPNSAESLDHVVLNGSQPVCSNSEGKLVLLPGSYDVSNQRFKWVYPYSFVLAIGILEVIVFVAGWWFLFRKHGTSSSMEDGYRAISSQFRSFSYRELKRATDKFKEVLGVGGFGAVYKGVLSEDDRIVAVKKLGDVFQGEEEFWAEVSTIGRINHMNLARMWGFCSEGKHRLLVYEYIENGSLDKHLFPDNAALGWKERFKIALGTAKGLAYLHHECLEWVIHCDVKPENILLDKDFEPKISDFGLAKLCQRGGQGQGSSELTRIRGTKGYMAPEWAMNLPITAKVDVYSYGVVILELVKGIRLSNWAVDNDVGSEAVSELANFVRLAKGEIEREEDSWVGDFVDPRLEGRFSRNQVALMIRVGFSCVEEDRNKRPTMESVAQVLAECEDETIHSVDST is encoded by the coding sequence ATGTCTGCTATTTCTATTACAAGTCTTCCCCATCTTTTACACTCCaacttgcattttattattcTCCATAAAACCGGTAGCAAGTCCAACATGGCAACTTATCCTCTCATACTACAAAAACAACAATATTTGCTCCAAATTTCTGAATCCTGTTTAACCATGAAAAACCAGCATTTCACTTTCATCTTCATTTTCCTGCTATCTTCTTTAACTTCAGTTTTAGCAGGAAACATTCTCGCTCGAGGCTCTTCATTAACTGCCGAAAGCACTTCAAAATCAAACTTTCTTACTTCTCCTGACAATACATTCACTTGTGGGTTCTACTCCTTTGGAGCAAATGCATACTGGTTTTCAATTTGGTACACTAACTCTAACCAGAAAACTGTTATCTGGACGGCGAACCGGGACAACCCGGTTAACCACCTCAAGTCGAGGCTTACTCTAAGGAAAGTTGGTTCAATGGTCTTGACTGACTTTGATGGGTCAATAACCTGGGAAACTAATACTACTTCAGCTCATGTTGATAAAGCGGAGCTGCTCAATTCTGggaatttcgtgatcaaaggtaTAAAGGGTAATATTTTGTGGCAAAGTTTTGATTTTGCTACTGATACTTTGCTTCCTACTCAACTTATAACTAAGAAGAAATCATTGGTTTCTAACCTTGGTCCGAAAAATTTTGGTTCCGGgtattttaatttcttttttgaTAGTGATAATGTGTTGAAACTGCTGTATGATGGTCCTGAAATTACTAGCATTTATTGGCCGAATATTAACGCGCCTAACGTGTTTGCTAATGGGAGAACAAATTATAATAGTACTAGAATTGCGTCTTTTGATAAGACGGGTCGTTTTAATTCCAGTGATCAAATGCAGTTTACAACAACTGATGTGGGTTTAGGGATAAATAGAAGGTTAACTTTAGACTATGATGGGAATTTGAGAGTTTATAGCTTGAATGATTCATCTGGAATGTGGGATATAACATGGCAAGCCATTTCGGGTCAATGTGATGTCCATGGTCTCTGTGGTAGAAATGGGATTTGTGAATATAATCCAGAACCAAGATGCTCATGTCCCCCAAATTACGAACCAACTGATTCGAGCGATTGGAGTAAAGGGTGTAAACCTAAATTTAACAGAAGTTGTTCAGATTCTCATTTTGTCGAGTTGAGCCATGTTGATTATTATGGTTTCGATCTCAACTACAGCAAACCTGTTTCTTTCGAAGCTTGCAGACAAATTTGCTTGACAGATTGCCGTTGTCAAGGATTTAGTTATAGACTCATTGGTCAAGGGACTTGTTACACAAAAATTGCCCTTTTTAATAGGTACAGGTCTGTTGATTTCCCAGGTACCATATATTTAAGGGTTCCGAATAGTGCCGAATCGTTGGACCATGTTGTCCTCAATGGGTCTCAGCCTGTTTGCAGTAATTCAGAGGGTAAACTCGTACTTCTTCCCGGTTCATATGATGTAAGTAATCAAAGGTTTAAATGGGTTTATCCGTACTCTTTTGTTCTGGCTATTGGGATATTGGAAGTTATAGTTTTTGTTGCAGGGTGGTGGTTTCTTTTCAGAAAGCATGGCACCTCTTCCTCAATGGAAGACGGGTATCGTGCTATCTCTAGTCAATTTCGGAGCTTTAGTTACCGTGAGCTTAAGAGGGCAACTGACAAATTCAAGGAAGTTCTTGGTGTTGGAGGGTTTGGAGCTGTTTACAAGGGTGTGCTATCAGAGGATGATAGGATTGTCGCTGTGAAAAAATTAGGAGATGTTTTTCAAGGAGAGGAAGAATTTTGGGCCGAAGTAAGCACAATCGGTAGGATCAACCATATGAACTTAGCAAGAATGTGGGGTTTCTGTTCAGAAGGGAAGCATAGACTCTTGGTTTACGAGTACATAGAAAACGGGTCTTTGGACAAACACTTGTTCCCTGACAATGCAGCTCTCGGATGGAAAGAGAGATTCAAAATCGCGTTAGGCACTGCTAAAGGCTTGGCCTACCTTCACCACGAGTGTCTAGAATGGGTTATCCACTGTGACGTAAAGCCTGAAAATATACTCCTAGACAAGGACTTTGAACCAAAAATTTCAGATTTCGGGTTAGCCAAGCTATGCCAGAGGGGTGGACAGGGTCAAGGATCATCTGAATTGACCCGAATTAGAGGTACAAAAGGTTATATGGCTCCTGAATGGGCAATGAACCTTCCGATCACAGCTAAGGTCGATGTCTACAGTTATGGTGTAGTAATCCTAGAGCTTGTAAAAGGAATTCGACTGTCGAATTGGGCGGTGGACAATGATGTTGGTTCGGAAGCTGTATCGGAACTTGCAAATTTTGTGAGATTGGCTAAAGGGGAGATTGAAAGAGAGGAAGATTCATGGGTAGGAGACTTCGTGGACCCGAGATTAGAAGGGAGATTTAGTAGAAATCAAGTAGCTTTGATGATTAGGGTGGGATTTTCTTGTGTTGAAGAAGATAGAAATAAGAGACCAACAATGGAATCAGTTGCACAAGTTCTTGCTGAATGTGAAGATGAAACAATTCATAGTGTAGACAGTACGTAA
- the LOC141595287 gene encoding putative receptor protein kinase ZmPK1 isoform X2 has protein sequence MLLSVTSQALEDVTAEIKREFLSEVGLAEELAKFVELGNTLARGSSLTAESTSKSNFLTSPDNTFTCGFYSFGANAYWFSIWYTNSNLKTVIWTANRDNPVNRRKSRLTLRKDGSMVLTDFDGSITWETNTTSAHVDKAELLNSGNFVIKGIKDNILWQSFDFPTDTLLPTQLITKKKTLVSNIGSKNFGSGYFNFFFDSDNVLRLLYDGPEITSIYWPNINSVNVFANGRTNYNSSRIASFDRTGRFNSSDQMQFTTTDVGTGINRRLTLDYDGNLRVYSLNDSSGMWDITWQAISGQCDVHGICGRNGICEYSPEPRCSCPPNYEPTDSSDWSKGCKPKFNRSCSDSHFVELSHVDYYGFDLNYSKPVSFEACRQICLTDCRCQGFSYRLIGQGTCYTKSSLFNGYRSVDFPGTLYLRVPNSAEPLDNVVLNGSHPVCSNSEGKLVLLPGSYDVSNQRIKWVYPYSFVLAIGILEVVVFVAGWWFLFRKHGTSSSMEDGYRAISSQFRSFSYRELKRATDKFKEVLGVGGFGAVYKGVLSDDDRIVAVKKLGDVFQGEEEFWAEVSTIGRINHMNLARMWGFCSEGKHRLLVYEYIENGSLDKHLFPDNGALGWKERFKIALGTAKGLAYLHHECLEWVIHCDVKPENILLDKDFEPKISDFGLAKLCQRGGQGQGSSELTRIRGTKGYMAPEWAMNLPITAKVDVYSYGVVILELVKGIRLSNWMVDSDVGSEAVSELANFVRLAKGEIEREEDSWVGDFADPRLEGKFSRKQVALMIKVGFSCVEEDRNKRPTMESVAQVLAECEDETINSIDSV, from the exons ATGCTGTTAAGTGTTACCTCCCAAGCACTTGAGGATGTAACTGCGGAGATCAAGAGGGAATTTCTCAGCGAAGTAGGGCTTGCTGAGGAACTGGCAAAGTTTGTGGAGCTAG GAAACACTCTCGCTCGAGGCTCTTCATTAACAGCCGAAAGCACTTCAAAATCAAACTTTCTTACTTCTCCTGACAATACATTCACTTGTGGGTTCTATTCCTTTGGAGCAAATGCATACTGGTTTTCAATTTGGTACACTAACTCGAACCTGAAAACTGTTATCTGGACGGCTAACCGGGACAACCCAGTTAACCGCCGCAAGTCGAGGCTTACTCTAAGGAAAGATGGTTCAATGGTCTTGACTGACTTTGATGGGTCAATTACCTGGGAAACTAATACTACTTCAGCTCATGTTGATAAAGCGGAGCTGCTCAATTCAGggaatttcgtgatcaaaggtaTAAAGGATAATATTTTATGGCAAAGTTTTGATTTTCCTACTGATACTTTGCTTCCTACTCAACTTATAACTAAGAAGAAAACATTGGTCTCTAACATTGGTTCGAAAAATTTTGGTTCCGGGTATTTTAATTTCTTTTTCGATAGTGATAATGTGCTGAGACTGCTGTATGATGGTCCTGAAATTACTAGCATTTATTGGCCGAATATTAACTCGGTTAATGTGTTTGCTAATGGGAGAACAAATTATAATAGTAGTAGAATCGCGTCTTTTGATAGGACGGGTCGATTTAATTCCAGTGATCAAATGCAGTTTACAACAACTGATGTGGGTACAGGGATAAATAGAAGGTTGACTTTAGACTATGATGGGAATTTGAGAGTTTATAGTTTGAATGATTCATCTGGAATGTGGGATATAACATGGCAAGCCATTTCGGGTCAATGTGATGTCCATGGTATTTGTGGTAGAAATGGGATTTGTGAATATAGTCCAGAACCAAGATGCTCATGTCCCCCAAATTACGAACCAACTGATTCGAGCGATTGGAGTAAAGGGTGTAAACCTAAATTTAACAGAAGTTGTTCAGATTCTCATTTTGTCGAGTTGAGCCATGTTGATTATTATGGTTTTGATCTCAACTACAGCAAACCTGTTTCTTTCGAAGCTTGCAGACAAATTTGCTTGACAGATTGCCGTTGTCAAGGATTTAGTTATAGACTCATTGGTCAAGGGACTTGTTACACAAAAAGTTCCCTTTTTAATGGGTACAGGTCTGTTGATTTCCCAGGTACCCTATATTTAAGGGTTCCGAATAGTGCAGAGCCATTGGACAATGTTGTCCTCAATGGGTCTCATCCTGTTTGTAGTAATTCGGAGGGTAAACTCGTACTTCTTCCCGGTTCATATGATGTAAGTAATCAAAGGATTAAATGGGTTTATCCGTACTCATTTGTTCTGGCTATTGGGATATTGGAAGTTGTCGTTTTTGTTGCAGGGTGGTGGTTTCTTTTCCGGAAGCATGGCACCTCTTCCTCAATGGAAGACGGGTATCGTGCTATCTCTAGTCAATTTCGGAGCTTTAGCTACCGCGAGCTTAAGAGGGCAACTGACAAATTCAAGGAAGTTCTTGGTGTTGGAGGGTTCGGAGCTGTTTACAAGGGTGTGCTATCAGATGACGATAGGATTGTCGCTGTGAAAAAATTAGGAGATGTTTTTCAAGGAGAGGAAGAATTTTGGGCCGAAGTAAGCACAATCGGTAGGATCAACCATATGAACTTAGCGAGAATGTGGGGTTTCTGTTCAGAAGGGAAGCACAGACTCTTGGTTTACGAGTACATAGAAAACGGGTCTTTGGACAAACACTTGTTCCCCGACAATGGCGCTCTCGGGTGGAAAGAGAGATTCAAAATCGCGCTAGGCACTGCTAAAGGCTTGGCCTACCTTCACCACGAGTGTCTAGAATGGGTTATCCACTGTGACGTAAAGCCTGAAAATATACTCCTAGACAAGGATTTTGAACCAAAAATTTCAGATTTCGGGTTAGCCAAGCTATGCCAGAGAGGTGGCCAGGGTCAAGGATCATCTGAATTGACCCGAATTAGAGGTACAAAAGGTTATATGGCTCCTGAATGGGCAATGAACCTTCCGATTACAGCCAAGGTCGATGTCTACAGTTATGGTGTAGTAATCCTAGAGCTTGTAAAAGGAATTCGACTGTCGAATTGGATGGTGGACAGTGATGTTGGTTCGGAAGCTGTATCGGAACTTGCAAATTTTGTGAGACTGGCTAAAGGGGAGATTGAAAGAGAGGAAGATTCATGGGTAGGGGACTTCGCGGACCCGAGATTAGAAGGGAAGTTTAGTAGAAAACAAGTAGCTTTAATGATTAAGGTAGGATTTTCTTGTGTGGAAGAAGATAGAAATAAGAGACCAACAATGGAATCAGTTGCACAAGTTCTTGCAGAATGCGAAGATGAAACAATTAATAGTATAGACAGTGTGTAA
- the LOC141595287 gene encoding putative receptor protein kinase ZmPK1 isoform X1 — protein sequence MLLSVTSQALEDVTAEIKREFLSEVGLAEELAKFVELAGNTLARGSSLTAESTSKSNFLTSPDNTFTCGFYSFGANAYWFSIWYTNSNLKTVIWTANRDNPVNRRKSRLTLRKDGSMVLTDFDGSITWETNTTSAHVDKAELLNSGNFVIKGIKDNILWQSFDFPTDTLLPTQLITKKKTLVSNIGSKNFGSGYFNFFFDSDNVLRLLYDGPEITSIYWPNINSVNVFANGRTNYNSSRIASFDRTGRFNSSDQMQFTTTDVGTGINRRLTLDYDGNLRVYSLNDSSGMWDITWQAISGQCDVHGICGRNGICEYSPEPRCSCPPNYEPTDSSDWSKGCKPKFNRSCSDSHFVELSHVDYYGFDLNYSKPVSFEACRQICLTDCRCQGFSYRLIGQGTCYTKSSLFNGYRSVDFPGTLYLRVPNSAEPLDNVVLNGSHPVCSNSEGKLVLLPGSYDVSNQRIKWVYPYSFVLAIGILEVVVFVAGWWFLFRKHGTSSSMEDGYRAISSQFRSFSYRELKRATDKFKEVLGVGGFGAVYKGVLSDDDRIVAVKKLGDVFQGEEEFWAEVSTIGRINHMNLARMWGFCSEGKHRLLVYEYIENGSLDKHLFPDNGALGWKERFKIALGTAKGLAYLHHECLEWVIHCDVKPENILLDKDFEPKISDFGLAKLCQRGGQGQGSSELTRIRGTKGYMAPEWAMNLPITAKVDVYSYGVVILELVKGIRLSNWMVDSDVGSEAVSELANFVRLAKGEIEREEDSWVGDFADPRLEGKFSRKQVALMIKVGFSCVEEDRNKRPTMESVAQVLAECEDETINSIDSV from the exons ATGCTGTTAAGTGTTACCTCCCAAGCACTTGAGGATGTAACTGCGGAGATCAAGAGGGAATTTCTCAGCGAAGTAGGGCTTGCTGAGGAACTGGCAAAGTTTGTGGAGCTAG CAGGAAACACTCTCGCTCGAGGCTCTTCATTAACAGCCGAAAGCACTTCAAAATCAAACTTTCTTACTTCTCCTGACAATACATTCACTTGTGGGTTCTATTCCTTTGGAGCAAATGCATACTGGTTTTCAATTTGGTACACTAACTCGAACCTGAAAACTGTTATCTGGACGGCTAACCGGGACAACCCAGTTAACCGCCGCAAGTCGAGGCTTACTCTAAGGAAAGATGGTTCAATGGTCTTGACTGACTTTGATGGGTCAATTACCTGGGAAACTAATACTACTTCAGCTCATGTTGATAAAGCGGAGCTGCTCAATTCAGggaatttcgtgatcaaaggtaTAAAGGATAATATTTTATGGCAAAGTTTTGATTTTCCTACTGATACTTTGCTTCCTACTCAACTTATAACTAAGAAGAAAACATTGGTCTCTAACATTGGTTCGAAAAATTTTGGTTCCGGGTATTTTAATTTCTTTTTCGATAGTGATAATGTGCTGAGACTGCTGTATGATGGTCCTGAAATTACTAGCATTTATTGGCCGAATATTAACTCGGTTAATGTGTTTGCTAATGGGAGAACAAATTATAATAGTAGTAGAATCGCGTCTTTTGATAGGACGGGTCGATTTAATTCCAGTGATCAAATGCAGTTTACAACAACTGATGTGGGTACAGGGATAAATAGAAGGTTGACTTTAGACTATGATGGGAATTTGAGAGTTTATAGTTTGAATGATTCATCTGGAATGTGGGATATAACATGGCAAGCCATTTCGGGTCAATGTGATGTCCATGGTATTTGTGGTAGAAATGGGATTTGTGAATATAGTCCAGAACCAAGATGCTCATGTCCCCCAAATTACGAACCAACTGATTCGAGCGATTGGAGTAAAGGGTGTAAACCTAAATTTAACAGAAGTTGTTCAGATTCTCATTTTGTCGAGTTGAGCCATGTTGATTATTATGGTTTTGATCTCAACTACAGCAAACCTGTTTCTTTCGAAGCTTGCAGACAAATTTGCTTGACAGATTGCCGTTGTCAAGGATTTAGTTATAGACTCATTGGTCAAGGGACTTGTTACACAAAAAGTTCCCTTTTTAATGGGTACAGGTCTGTTGATTTCCCAGGTACCCTATATTTAAGGGTTCCGAATAGTGCAGAGCCATTGGACAATGTTGTCCTCAATGGGTCTCATCCTGTTTGTAGTAATTCGGAGGGTAAACTCGTACTTCTTCCCGGTTCATATGATGTAAGTAATCAAAGGATTAAATGGGTTTATCCGTACTCATTTGTTCTGGCTATTGGGATATTGGAAGTTGTCGTTTTTGTTGCAGGGTGGTGGTTTCTTTTCCGGAAGCATGGCACCTCTTCCTCAATGGAAGACGGGTATCGTGCTATCTCTAGTCAATTTCGGAGCTTTAGCTACCGCGAGCTTAAGAGGGCAACTGACAAATTCAAGGAAGTTCTTGGTGTTGGAGGGTTCGGAGCTGTTTACAAGGGTGTGCTATCAGATGACGATAGGATTGTCGCTGTGAAAAAATTAGGAGATGTTTTTCAAGGAGAGGAAGAATTTTGGGCCGAAGTAAGCACAATCGGTAGGATCAACCATATGAACTTAGCGAGAATGTGGGGTTTCTGTTCAGAAGGGAAGCACAGACTCTTGGTTTACGAGTACATAGAAAACGGGTCTTTGGACAAACACTTGTTCCCCGACAATGGCGCTCTCGGGTGGAAAGAGAGATTCAAAATCGCGCTAGGCACTGCTAAAGGCTTGGCCTACCTTCACCACGAGTGTCTAGAATGGGTTATCCACTGTGACGTAAAGCCTGAAAATATACTCCTAGACAAGGATTTTGAACCAAAAATTTCAGATTTCGGGTTAGCCAAGCTATGCCAGAGAGGTGGCCAGGGTCAAGGATCATCTGAATTGACCCGAATTAGAGGTACAAAAGGTTATATGGCTCCTGAATGGGCAATGAACCTTCCGATTACAGCCAAGGTCGATGTCTACAGTTATGGTGTAGTAATCCTAGAGCTTGTAAAAGGAATTCGACTGTCGAATTGGATGGTGGACAGTGATGTTGGTTCGGAAGCTGTATCGGAACTTGCAAATTTTGTGAGACTGGCTAAAGGGGAGATTGAAAGAGAGGAAGATTCATGGGTAGGGGACTTCGCGGACCCGAGATTAGAAGGGAAGTTTAGTAGAAAACAAGTAGCTTTAATGATTAAGGTAGGATTTTCTTGTGTGGAAGAAGATAGAAATAAGAGACCAACAATGGAATCAGTTGCACAAGTTCTTGCAGAATGCGAAGATGAAACAATTAATAGTATAGACAGTGTGTAA